In the Streptomyces fradiae ATCC 10745 = DSM 40063 genome, one interval contains:
- a CDS encoding uridine kinase family protein, giving the protein MFDGGREDGACGAPAGPEAPAGPEAPTGPEAPAGLEALAAGLRALPPSCGPVRLVAVDGHAGSGKSTFAARLARALGGAPVLHLDDIATHRELFAWTDRLRAQVLDPFARGEAARYRPYDWSARRFGPARVLPPAPVVLVEGVGAGRRALRPRLARLLWMERAAEESWRRGRHRDGPGQSAFWDGWTVAETRHFAHDPSLPFADLLIRECAEGYMWLPRHLPAADPEPVRHTR; this is encoded by the coding sequence ATGTTCGACGGCGGGCGGGAAGACGGCGCGTGCGGCGCCCCGGCCGGTCCGGAAGCCCCGGCCGGTCCGGAAGCGCCCACCGGTCCGGAAGCCCCGGCCGGTCTGGAGGCGCTGGCCGCCGGGCTGCGGGCGCTGCCGCCCTCGTGCGGGCCCGTGCGGCTGGTCGCCGTGGACGGACACGCGGGCTCCGGCAAGTCGACGTTCGCCGCGCGGCTCGCGCGGGCGCTCGGCGGCGCCCCGGTGCTCCACCTCGACGACATCGCCACCCACCGGGAGCTGTTCGCCTGGACCGACCGTCTGCGCGCGCAGGTCCTCGACCCGTTCGCGCGCGGGGAGGCGGCGCGGTACCGCCCGTACGACTGGAGCGCGCGCCGGTTCGGCCCGGCGCGGGTGCTGCCGCCCGCGCCGGTCGTCCTCGTCGAGGGCGTGGGCGCTGGGCGCCGGGCGCTGCGGCCCCGTCTGGCGCGGCTGCTGTGGATGGAGCGCGCCGCCGAGGAGTCCTGGCGCCGCGGGCGCCACCGGGACGGACCCGGGCAGTCCGCTTTCTGGGACGGATGGACAGTGGCGGAGACCCGCCATTTCGCCCATGACCCGTCCCTGCCGTTCGCGGACCTTCTGATACGGGAGTGCGCCGAGGGCTACATGTGGCTTCCGAGGCACCTTCCGGCCGCCGATCCGGAGCCGGTCCGTCACACACGGTGA